One window of Littorina saxatilis isolate snail1 unplaced genomic scaffold, US_GU_Lsax_2.0 scaffold_81, whole genome shotgun sequence genomic DNA carries:
- the LOC138955318 gene encoding uncharacterized protein, with protein sequence MKRRADRPKKRVFQGNKQVTASKQPRLDVSITCSKPDSIESTEKSSVQHVDNNTPRARKSKTKPTSGPSFIENSASFTKIKQEDVDFDIDNELTGFRFVDIQRLITFVQSLLCPHCKKELGANKRLSHVKEEKITQASTLTFTCQCQQTVEFCSSGKVGKVYEVNRRFPLAILAIGKNKKGAQRFLGNMNMPPPPAPKSWQNHKRQILKQTRCVADNSIRKAAQELRGEVTDEENDKLTDVTVSVDGTWHRRGFSSKHGIVTTLSVNGKNGKVIDTETLSNYCDSCAKHKNKLGVDEFELWKAAHVRKGLCNKNHTGSAGSMEPVGAETTFRRPSELHKLRYVRYLGDGDSKSYARVRDAGIYEGVDIEKLECCGHVQKRMMRQLTNKVTDLKNTKFQHNGKIVKGIGGGSGLKKAGILKIQGHYGAAMRQNVGNLQAMRNAIGAIFEHRNKEHRNCGTWCLDKKQNGQDPDQNSLPPYVMDSIRPVFETLSDDSLLEKCVHGGTQNTNESSGIVVQKQTSVAVPA encoded by the coding sequence ATGAAAAGGCGTGCAGATCGACCCAAAAAGCGTGTTTTTCAGGGAAATAAACAAGTTACAGCAAGTAAGCAACCTAGGTTAGATGTTTCGATCACATGTTCTAAGCCTGATTCGATCGAATCAACTGAAAAATCGTCAGTGcaacatgttgacaacaacacaccGCGTGCTCGAAAATCGAAAACAAAACCTACTTCCGGACCTTCTTTCATCGAAAATTCGGCGTCTTTTACCAAAATAAAGCAAGAAGATGTGGACTTTGACATAGACAATGAGTTGACAGGATTTCGGTTTGTTGATATCCAGCGTTTGATCACGTTTGTCCAGAGTTTGTTGTGTCCTCATTGCAAAAAGGAACTTGGTGCAAACAAGCGATTGTCTCATGTGAAAGAGGAAAAAATCACCCAAGCTAGTACACTCACTTTCACTTGTCAATGCCAGCAAACTGTTGAATTTTGTTCATCTGGAAAAGTAGGAAAAGTGTATGAAGTGAACAGAAGGTTTCCCTTGGCAATTTTAGCCATAGGAAAGAATAAAAAGGGTGCCCAGCGATTCCTTGGCAACATGAACATGCCTCCTCCCCCAGCCCCTAAAAGCTGGCAGAATCACAAAAGACAGATCCTCAAGCAAACCAGGTGTGTTGCAGACAATTCCATTAGAAAAGCTGCACAAGAATTGAGAGGTGAGGTCACCGATGAAGAAAATGACAAACTGACTGATGTTACTGTCTCAGTAGACGGCACATGGCACAGAAGAGGATTCAGTAGCAAACATGGGATCGTCACGACTCTCTCCGTCAATGGCAAAAAcggtaaagttattgacacagaAACCCTCTCAAACTACTGTGACTCGTGTGCAAAACATAAGAACAAACTTGGTGTAGATGAATTTGAGTTGTGGAAAGCTGCCCATGTGAGGAAAGGTTTGTGCAACAAGAACCACACTGGCTCCGCAGGTAGCATGGAGCCGGTTGGAGCAGAGACAACATTCAGGCGGCCGTCGGAACTACACAAACTCCGATATGTGAGATACCTTGGTGATGGTGACTCAAAGTCATATGCCAGGGTACGAGATGCAGGCATTTATGAGGGAGTAGACATTGAAAAATTGGAATGCTGTGGACACGTCCAGAAGAGAATGATGCGCCAACTGACGAACAAAGTGACGGATCTCAAGAATACCaaattccaacacaacgggAAAATTGTGAAGGGGATAGGTGGTGGAAGTGGACTCAAAAAGGCTGGAATACTCAAAATTCAAGGACACTATGGGGCCGCCATGAGACAAAATGTGGGAAATCTACAAGCCATGAGGAACGCGATCGGGGCCATCTTCGAACACAGAAATAAAGAGCACCGAAATTGTGGGACATGGTGTttggacaaaaaacaaaacggtCAGGACCCGGATCAGAACTCTCTTCCCCCATATGTGATGGATTCTATCAGACCTGTGTTTGAGACTTTGTCTGATGACTCTCTGCTTGAGAAGTGTGTTCACGGAGGGACGCAAAACACCAACGAATCTTCTGGGATCGTTGTCCAAAAACAAACCTCTGTGGCCGTCCCCGCATAG